A section of the Malania oleifera isolate guangnan ecotype guangnan chromosome 2, ASM2987363v1, whole genome shotgun sequence genome encodes:
- the LOC131148854 gene encoding protein NRT1/ PTR FAMILY 7.1 — MATMDLPKSTNDVVLKVREGNSSELEAVDRDYKENGQEILSLEGNDSKKRGGWKLAILLLANQGLATLAFFGVGVNLVLFLTRVLDQDNASAANNVSKWTGTVYMCSLIGAFLSDSYWGRYLTCAIFQLVLVLGLVLLSLSSWFFLIKPNGCGDGEVICEPTSSIGIVIFYLSIYLVAFGYGGHQPTLATFGADQFNERIPKDRTSKAAFFSYFYFALNLGSLFSNTILVYYEDSGKWTLGFWLSTGSAIIALLSFLMGTPGYRYIKPHGNPLPRVAQVFIAAAKKWDVVPADATELYEVEGSESAIKGSRKILHSDDFEFLDKAATMTEKDECGTKNPWRLCTVTQVEEAKCVLRMFPIWLCTIIYSVVFTQMASLFVEQGAVMNSNFGNFHLPAASMSVFDICSVLICTGIYRRILVPLAGRLSGKPKGLTELQRMGIGLVIGMLAMVAAGVTELERLKRVVPTEQISSLSIFWQTPQYILVGASEVFMYVGQLEFFNGQAPDGIKSFGSSLCMASISLGNYVSSMLVNMVMGITAKGDNAGWIPEDLNSGHMDRFYFLIAILTAADFVIYLVCAKWYKCINLEGDGKEVQMEKQGDEII, encoded by the exons ATGGCCACAATGGACTTGCCTAAGTCTACCAATGATGTTGTACTAAAG GTGAGAGAAGGAAATAGTAGCGAATTAGAAGCTGTCGACAGAGACTACAAGGAAAATGGGCAGGAGATTCTTTCTCTTGAGGGCAATGATTCCAAGAAGAGAGGAGGGTGGAAATTAGCAATTCTCTTGTTAG CGAATCAGGGCCTAGCAACACTGGCTTTTTTCGGTGTTGGAGTAAACTTGGTATTGTTTTTAACCAGAGTTCTTGATCAAGATAATGCCAGTGCTGCTAATAATGTTAGCAAGTGGACTGGGACTGTTTATATGTGTTCATTGATTGGTGCATTCCTCAGCGATTCGTACTGGGGCCGATACTTGACCTGTGCCATCTTTCAGTTGGTTCTTGTACTG GGTTTGGTGCTATTGTCACTATCATCTTGGTTCTTCTTGATCAAGCCCAACGGTTGCGGTGATGGAGAAGTAATTTGCGAGCCGACTTCTTCCATTGGTATTGTCATTTTCTACTTATCAATATACTTGGTAGCCTTTGGATACGGTGGCCACCAGCCAACACTAGCCACCTTTGGAGCAGACCAATTCAATGAGAGGATCCCTAAGGATAGGACTTCAAAGGCAGCATTCTTCTCTTATTTTTACTTCGCACTTAATCTTGGATCTCTCTTCTCGAACACCATTTTAGTTTATTATGAAGATTCGGGTAAATGGACGCTAGGCTTTTGGTTGTCAACTGGTTCTGCTATTATAGCCCTGCTGTCATTTCTAATGGGAACACCGGGATATCGGTATATAAAACCTCATGGCAACCCTTTGCCAAGAGTTGCTCAAGTATTTATAGCTGCAGCTAAGAAATGGGACGTTGTTCCCGCAGATGCAACCGAATTGTATGAGGTTGAAGGATCAGAATCAGCCATTAAAGGGAGCAGGAAAATTCTTCATAGCGATGATTTTGA GTTCTTAGACAAGGCAGCTACAATGACAGAGAAAGATGAATGTGGCACAAAGAATCCGTGGAGACTATGCACTGTAACACAAGTTGAAGAAGCCAAATGTGTTCTTAGAATGTTCCCCATATGGCTATGCACTATCATTTACTCAGTTGTGTTCACTCAGATGGCTTCACTCTTTGTGGAGCAAGGAGCTGTAATGAACTCCAACTTTGGAAACTTCCACCTCCCGGCTGCTAGCATGTCTGTATTTGACATCTGCAGTGTCCTTATCTGCACTGGAATCTACCGGAGAATTCTTGTCCCCTTGGCTGGGAGACTCAGTGGGAAGCCAAAGGGTTTAACCGAGCTTCAAAGAATGGGAATTGGGCTTGTGATAGGAATGCTAGCGATGGTTGCAGCTGGTGTCACGGAGCTCGAAAGGCTTAAAAGGGTTGTTCCCACAGAGCAGATTAGCTCTTTGAGCATCTTTTGGCAAACTCCACAGTACATTCTTGTTGGCGCATCTGAAGTTTTCATGTATGTAGGTCAGTTGGAGTTTTTTAACGGCCAAGCTCCGGATGGGATTAAAAGCTTTGGAAGCTCACTTTGCATGGCTTCAATTTCACTTGGCAATTATGTTAGTAGCATGCTGGTTAATATGGTGATGGGCATTACAGCTAAAGGTGATAACGCCGGTTGGATCCCGGAAGACCTTAATTCTGGTCACATGGACAGGTTTTACTTCCTCATCGCAATATTGACTGCTGCTGACTTTGTAATCTATTTGGTCTGTGCAAAGTGGTACAAGTGCATAAATCTTGAGGGCGATGGGAAAGAAGTTCAAATGGAAAAACAAGGGGACGAAATAATCTGA